From a single Cyanobacteria bacterium QS_8_64_29 genomic region:
- a CDS encoding ribonuclease BN, protein MHPNAILKLCRTALSRWLADRAPQLAAALAYYAVFSLAPLLVLALAMAGTFLGEAAARGQIVGQVQALVGPESARLLVNVLEGARPPEPGSWASALSALVLLFGASGVFAQLQDALNTIWLEQSQRGIVGFIGKRLLSFVMVVLVGLLVLLSLLLSASISALSQLEGQSLLGWDLLWLWRALSFLLDFAIVTLLFATIYKFLPDVRIAWSDVGVGAVLTAVLFTLGKALLGLYLETSGFGSAYGAAGALVVLLAWVNYSAQIFLLGAEFTQAYATRYGSQIVPSDARGRLQSLARRWPRS, encoded by the coding sequence ATGCATCCCAACGCTATTCTAAAGCTTTGCCGAACGGCGCTCAGCCGATGGCTGGCCGACCGAGCGCCGCAGCTGGCCGCTGCCCTGGCTTACTACGCAGTCTTTTCGCTCGCTCCGCTGCTGGTGCTGGCGCTGGCAATGGCAGGGACCTTTTTGGGGGAAGCGGCAGCGCGCGGCCAAATTGTCGGCCAAGTCCAGGCCCTGGTTGGCCCCGAGAGCGCGCGCCTGCTGGTGAATGTGCTTGAGGGCGCTCGCCCGCCCGAGCCCGGGAGTTGGGCATCAGCCCTCAGCGCGCTAGTGCTGCTGTTTGGTGCTTCAGGGGTTTTTGCCCAACTGCAAGATGCCCTCAACACGATTTGGCTCGAGCAGTCGCAGCGCGGCATTGTCGGCTTTATCGGCAAGCGGCTGTTGTCGTTTGTCATGGTCGTGCTGGTGGGCCTACTGGTACTGCTGTCGCTCCTGCTGAGCGCTTCCATCTCGGCCCTGAGCCAACTCGAAGGGCAATCCCTGCTGGGCTGGGATCTGCTATGGCTGTGGCGCGCGCTGTCGTTTTTGCTGGATTTTGCGATCGTCACGCTGCTGTTCGCCACAATCTATAAATTTTTGCCGGATGTGCGGATCGCCTGGAGCGATGTTGGGGTGGGGGCAGTCCTGACTGCCGTGCTGTTTACCTTGGGCAAAGCCCTGCTGGGGCTTTATCTGGAAACGAGCGGCTTTGGCTCGGCCTATGGGGCGGCGGGGGCCCTGGTAGTGTTACTGGCTTGGGTCAATTACTCAGCCCAGATTTTTTTGTTGGGCGCGGAGTTTACCCAGGCTTACGCGACCCGCTACGGCTCGCAAATCGTGCCCAGCGATGCCCGAGGCAGGTTGCAGTCATTGGCCCGGCGGTGGCCCCGCAGTTGA
- a CDS encoding peptidase S41, with the protein MARSQPSRSPLSAILATLSASVFIALSWAPAASANLQNSPKRLVDQAWQLVYRDYAHPNFDHDAWCQKRQSLLSRAYRSKQQAYRTIRKALNSLNDPHTRFLAPTAFDSLRNRTQGERSGVGLRFQRDRQASPPIVQDVLKGSPAQAADIRTGDRLVAIDGRTARSLSAEQAIQHLRGRPGTEVTLQLARPDQGRRQLTLTRERIEVPAVRYRIRQADGTAIGYIRLQAFNDNAAGEMRQAIADLNAQGVAGFVLDLRSNPGGLLEAGVDIARLWLDGGKIVRVANGKDPDRRFRAREPALTDRPLAVLVDGESASASEILAGALKDHNRAVIVGTPTYGKGTVQSVRELADGSGLAVTVSRFYSPNGTDIAADGITPDRKVVRLPPRGKRSDGGRDNQYERAVAALTERIQQSDEVAAGTPPSLGQ; encoded by the coding sequence ATGGCTCGATCCCAGCCCTCGCGATCGCCACTGTCAGCTATCCTGGCAACCCTGAGCGCGAGCGTCTTCATTGCCCTGAGTTGGGCGCCGGCGGCTAGTGCCAACCTCCAAAACAGCCCCAAGCGCCTGGTGGATCAGGCTTGGCAGCTCGTCTACCGCGACTACGCGCATCCCAACTTCGATCACGACGCCTGGTGCCAGAAGCGGCAGTCGCTGCTCTCGCGCGCCTACCGTTCCAAGCAGCAGGCCTACCGAACCATCCGTAAGGCTCTCAATAGCCTCAACGATCCCCACACGCGCTTTTTGGCCCCAACGGCATTCGACTCGCTCCGCAATCGCACCCAGGGCGAGCGCTCGGGGGTGGGCCTCCGCTTCCAGCGTGATCGCCAGGCGAGTCCCCCCATCGTCCAAGACGTTCTCAAGGGGTCCCCAGCGCAAGCAGCCGACATCCGCACCGGCGACCGGTTGGTCGCCATTGACGGCCGCACGGCCCGATCGCTCAGTGCCGAACAGGCCATCCAACACTTGCGCGGCCGCCCCGGCACCGAGGTCACACTCCAACTCGCCCGCCCGGACCAGGGGCGCCGGCAGCTAACGCTCACGCGCGAGCGCATCGAGGTGCCGGCGGTTCGCTACCGCATTCGGCAAGCAGACGGGACCGCCATTGGCTACATTCGCTTGCAGGCGTTTAACGACAACGCTGCTGGCGAAATGCGCCAGGCGATCGCGGATCTCAACGCGCAGGGCGTCGCGGGGTTTGTGTTGGATTTGCGCAGCAATCCGGGCGGCCTGCTTGAAGCCGGCGTCGACATCGCGCGGTTGTGGCTGGATGGCGGCAAAATCGTGCGCGTGGCCAACGGCAAGGACCCTGATCGCCGCTTCCGCGCCCGAGAGCCCGCCCTCACCGATCGCCCGCTAGCGGTGCTGGTCGATGGTGAGTCTGCCAGCGCCAGCGAGATCCTGGCCGGCGCGCTCAAAGACCACAATCGGGCCGTTATTGTCGGCACGCCCACCTACGGCAAAGGGACGGTGCAATCCGTGCGCGAGCTGGCCGATGGCTCGGGGCTGGCCGTGACGGTCTCGCGGTTCTACTCGCCCAATGGAACGGATATTGCGGCCGATGGCATTACCCCGGACAGGAAAGTGGTGCGATTGCCGCCGCGCGGGAAGCGCTCGGATGGCGGGCGGGACAACCAGTACGAGCGCGCCGTCGCCGCCCTGACCGAGCGCATCCAGCAATCGGATGAGGTTGCCGCTGGTACGCCCCCGTCACTCGGGCAATAG
- a CDS encoding cell division protein FtsI produces MARKRVPLPLLQLPRRLLLVWLLLLAAGLGMGARLYHLQVVRAPALRQKAQAQQTTDFNTYVPRRPIVDRRGNTLALDRATYTLYAHPRYFQRPRAAVARELAAVLDGQSERALRQRLRSQPSGIRLAEGLSPATAEAIRQRSLAGVELSKQYARFYPQRQLAAEVLGYVGFKAAGRGQAGVELAYQSRLQRSPSDVQVAQTRGGQLLPRSLPPGALDSDRRKLQLTLDLRLQRAVDAALKKQMQAFRARRGTVIVIDASSGAIRALATRPSYNPNRYYRYEVGRFRNWAVSTRLEPGSTLKPINVAIALDANAIQPDATVRDPGKIQIGRWEITNYDYDSDGGHGRLSATEVLERSSNVGMVKLMQQMAPGQYYRALRELGIERPVGADLPGDRGGNLKPRLAFTSRPIAAATAAFGHGLSLSSLKLAQLHAALANGGKLVTPHVARGLVGPNGQLERFSHPAGRRVFKRQTAETVVDMMASVVENGSGQNARIPGYRIAGKTGTSKQPLLGGGYNETDIATSFVGILPARETQYVVLAVVDDPQKRPAYGSTVAAPVVKSVMEALIANAGIAPGESQLAGDRAPAGTAALP; encoded by the coding sequence ATGGCTCGCAAGCGCGTCCCGCTCCCGCTGCTACAACTCCCCAGGCGGCTGTTGCTGGTTTGGCTGTTGCTGCTTGCCGCAGGCCTGGGCATGGGGGCTCGCCTTTACCACCTGCAAGTGGTGCGCGCGCCGGCGTTGCGGCAAAAGGCGCAAGCGCAGCAAACCACCGATTTCAATACCTATGTGCCGCGCCGCCCCATTGTCGATCGGCGCGGCAACACGCTAGCCCTCGATCGCGCCACCTATACGCTGTATGCCCATCCGCGCTACTTCCAGCGCCCCCGCGCTGCCGTGGCGCGCGAGCTAGCCGCTGTCTTGGACGGGCAAAGCGAGCGGGCATTGCGGCAGCGCTTGCGCAGCCAACCCAGCGGCATCCGCTTGGCGGAGGGGTTGTCGCCCGCAACGGCAGAAGCGATCCGCCAGCGATCGCTGGCCGGCGTCGAGCTGAGCAAGCAGTACGCGCGCTTTTACCCGCAGCGCCAACTGGCGGCCGAGGTGCTGGGCTACGTCGGGTTTAAAGCCGCCGGTCGCGGACAGGCTGGCGTAGAGCTTGCCTACCAATCCCGGTTGCAGCGCAGCCCATCGGATGTGCAGGTTGCCCAGACGCGCGGCGGTCAGCTCTTGCCGCGATCGCTACCGCCCGGCGCTCTCGACTCCGATCGCCGCAAGCTGCAGCTGACGCTGGATCTACGCCTGCAGCGTGCGGTGGATGCGGCCCTCAAAAAGCAGATGCAGGCATTTCGGGCCCGGCGCGGGACGGTTATCGTTATAGATGCCAGCAGCGGTGCCATCCGCGCGCTGGCGACCCGACCCAGCTACAATCCCAACCGCTACTATCGCTACGAGGTGGGGCGCTTCCGGAACTGGGCCGTTAGTACGCGCTTGGAGCCCGGCTCGACGCTCAAGCCCATCAACGTGGCCATTGCGCTCGATGCGAATGCCATTCAGCCCGATGCGACCGTGCGCGATCCGGGCAAAATCCAGATCGGGCGTTGGGAGATCACCAACTACGACTACGATAGCGATGGCGGCCACGGCCGCCTCAGCGCGACCGAGGTTCTGGAGCGCTCCAGCAATGTCGGCATGGTCAAGCTCATGCAGCAGATGGCCCCGGGGCAGTACTACCGCGCGCTGCGCGAGCTCGGCATCGAGCGGCCCGTGGGAGCCGATCTGCCCGGCGATCGCGGCGGCAACCTCAAACCGCGCTTGGCCTTTACCAGCCGCCCCATCGCCGCGGCAACAGCAGCGTTCGGTCACGGCCTATCGCTGAGCTCGCTCAAGCTAGCGCAATTGCATGCCGCGCTGGCCAACGGCGGCAAGCTCGTAACGCCGCACGTGGCGCGCGGCCTAGTGGGGCCGAACGGCCAGCTCGAGCGCTTCTCGCACCCAGCCGGCCGCCGCGTCTTCAAGCGCCAAACCGCCGAGACCGTTGTCGATATGATGGCCAGCGTCGTTGAGAACGGCAGCGGCCAAAACGCCCGAATTCCGGGCTATCGGATTGCCGGCAAAACCGGAACCTCCAAGCAACCGCTCCTGGGCGGTGGCTACAACGAGACCGACATTGCGACTAGTTTTGTGGGCATTTTGCCTGCCCGCGAGACGCAGTACGTCGTGTTGGCGGTGGTTGACGATCCGCAAAAGCGACCCGCCTACGGCTCGACAGTGGCTGCCCCAGTTGTTAAGTCAGTGATGGAGGCGCTAATCGCCAACGCCGGCATTGCACCCGGAGAGTCCCAGTTGGCGGGCGATCGCGCGCCAGCGGGAACGGCCGCATTGCCTTAA
- a CDS encoding 1,4-alpha-glucan branching enzyme: MSSMVAAEQVRQLAQGQHPDPFAVLGPHPLERNGAAAGWVVRAFLPHAQAAWVVLPAGDEHPMQAAHHSQFFACELTGAPEPYWLRVREGDCERVIADPYAFGTPKLSDFDRYLFGEGTHYRLYDKLGAHPLTLEGIEGVYFAVWAPNARGVALIGDFNRWDARAHPMGARPNGLWELFLPQAGVGDRYKYAVTSAQGETWEKTDPLGFQQEVRPKTASLVADLDGYSWQDRNWLTQRRQRDPLREPIAIYELHLGAWLHAPLAEPAQSLNGSIQPVPVPDNPHARFLTYYELAEELIPYVRRLGFTHIELLPVAEHALDGSWGYQVTGYYACTSRYGTPQDFMYLVDCCHQSGIGVILDWVPGHFPKDGHGLARFDGTPLYEYADPRQGEHAQWDTLVFNYGRNEVRNFLVANALFWFDKYHIDGIRVDAVASMLYLDYHRPEGQWLPNAYGGREHLEGIAFLRQMNAALFARYPGALAIAEESSAWPQVTQPIEAGGLGFNLSWNMDWMHDVLDYFSMDPGFRQFHQRNITFGLSHAFDENYTLALSHDEVAHGKHHLAAKMPGDTWQKLATLRCLHAYTIVHPGKKMLFAGMELGQWREWDIGTELAWELLQQEAHQRLQQCLCDLNRLYYREPALHRQDCDPAGLEWIDGSDARHSVVAFIRRDHDSSEFAVAVCNLTPQPHSHYRVGVPEAGFYREVFNSDSREYGGSHMGNLGGKWSEQWAFHNYPHSLDLCLPPLGVLILKPASSPAPAVMPASLLPE; this comes from the coding sequence GTGAGCAGTATGGTTGCTGCCGAGCAAGTTCGCCAACTCGCCCAGGGCCAACACCCCGATCCGTTTGCCGTGCTGGGGCCGCATCCGCTCGAGCGCAATGGCGCTGCCGCCGGCTGGGTGGTGCGCGCCTTTTTGCCCCACGCCCAGGCTGCCTGGGTCGTCCTGCCGGCAGGGGACGAGCATCCCATGCAGGCCGCGCACCACTCGCAGTTTTTCGCCTGCGAGCTCACTGGTGCGCCCGAGCCGTATTGGCTGCGCGTTCGGGAAGGCGATTGCGAGCGCGTTATTGCCGATCCCTACGCGTTTGGCACACCCAAACTGAGCGATTTCGATCGCTACCTGTTCGGCGAGGGCACCCACTACCGCCTCTACGACAAGCTAGGCGCGCACCCGCTAACCCTAGAAGGGATCGAGGGCGTTTATTTTGCCGTTTGGGCCCCCAACGCGCGCGGCGTTGCGCTTATCGGGGATTTCAATCGCTGGGACGCGCGCGCGCATCCCATGGGGGCGCGGCCCAACGGGCTCTGGGAGCTGTTTTTGCCCCAGGCGGGCGTTGGCGATCGCTACAAGTACGCTGTCACCTCCGCCCAAGGCGAAACCTGGGAAAAAACGGATCCCTTGGGCTTCCAGCAAGAGGTGCGCCCCAAAACGGCCTCGCTGGTTGCCGATCTGGACGGCTATAGCTGGCAAGATCGCAACTGGCTGACCCAGCGGCGCCAGCGCGACCCGCTGCGCGAGCCCATTGCAATCTACGAGCTGCATTTGGGGGCCTGGCTGCACGCGCCGCTGGCAGAGCCCGCGCAATCGCTCAATGGGTCCATTCAGCCCGTACCCGTTCCGGACAACCCCCACGCCCGCTTTCTGACTTACTACGAGCTAGCCGAGGAGCTAATTCCCTACGTTCGGCGGCTCGGGTTTACCCACATCGAGCTGCTGCCGGTCGCCGAGCACGCCCTGGATGGCTCCTGGGGCTACCAAGTGACGGGGTACTACGCCTGCACCTCGCGCTACGGGACCCCGCAGGACTTCATGTACTTGGTTGATTGCTGCCATCAAAGCGGCATTGGGGTAATCCTCGACTGGGTGCCCGGCCACTTTCCCAAAGACGGCCACGGCCTGGCTCGCTTTGACGGGACGCCGCTCTACGAGTACGCCGATCCGCGCCAGGGCGAGCATGCCCAGTGGGACACCCTGGTGTTTAATTACGGCCGCAACGAGGTGCGCAACTTTCTGGTCGCCAATGCCCTGTTCTGGTTCGATAAGTACCATATCGACGGCATCCGGGTGGATGCGGTAGCCTCCATGCTCTATCTGGACTACCATCGGCCGGAGGGGCAGTGGCTGCCCAATGCCTACGGCGGCCGCGAGCACCTGGAGGGAATTGCGTTTCTGCGCCAGATGAATGCCGCCCTCTTTGCCCGCTATCCGGGGGCTTTGGCGATCGCCGAAGAGTCCAGCGCTTGGCCCCAGGTCACCCAACCCATCGAAGCCGGCGGATTGGGCTTCAACTTGAGCTGGAATATGGACTGGATGCACGACGTGCTGGATTATTTCAGCATGGATCCCGGGTTCCGCCAGTTCCACCAGCGCAACATCACCTTTGGCCTGAGCCACGCCTTTGATGAAAACTACACCTTAGCCCTCTCCCACGATGAAGTTGCCCACGGCAAGCATCACCTAGCGGCCAAGATGCCGGGGGATACCTGGCAGAAGCTAGCCACACTGCGCTGCCTCCATGCCTACACCATCGTGCACCCCGGCAAAAAGATGCTGTTTGCAGGGATGGAGCTCGGCCAGTGGCGCGAGTGGGATATCGGAACTGAGCTCGCGTGGGAGCTGCTGCAGCAGGAAGCGCACCAGCGATTGCAACAGTGCCTGTGCGATCTCAACCGCCTCTACTACCGGGAGCCTGCCCTGCACCGACAGGACTGTGACCCCGCCGGTCTCGAGTGGATTGACGGTAGCGACGCCCGGCACAGCGTGGTGGCATTCATCCGCCGCGATCACGACTCGAGCGAGTTTGCCGTTGCCGTTTGCAACTTGACGCCGCAGCCGCACAGCCATTACCGCGTGGGCGTCCCCGAGGCCGGCTTTTATCGGGAGGTGTTCAACAGCGACAGCCGCGAGTACGGCGGCAGCCACATGGGCAACTTGGGCGGCAAATGGAGCGAGCAATGGGCGTTCCACAACTACCCGCACTCGCTGGATTTGTGCTTGCCGCCGCTGGGGGTGTTGATTCTCAAGCCAGCCTCAAGCCCGGCGCCAGCCGTCATGCCAGCCTCGCTATTGCCCGAGTGA
- a CDS encoding S-layer protein, protein MRQPLLALSLLALLSACGSGGSMQELFQADPKLKTDRESEQQQSSDSKDGSAPTEANAIPQAIPRYPNAELVEAQSQTRDGDERGRSRWRTADTVDEVLAFYSQAFQQGDWTPIEGSQQSRNTVAARQQDLRVTVTIPFAHNGSSQETDRAASDRAPADGAASEQATTFAIRYQFGTQQAAADSSDAENGSQTDADSGQQASLSRLENEQWRQKIRDLAALGVFTTGSGNQNADSQPDLSNFQPNRPIARDTFAQWLLRANNRIYAGQPGKQVRPVSSADRPAFSDVPSTHPAFGPIQGLAEAGLIASRLSGDAGAAAFNPDNPLSRATLLAWKVPLDVRQGLPSASVEAIQQEWGFQDADSIPERVRPAVLADAQLGERSNIRHVLGYTRLLQPQKAVTRAQAAIALWSFGGGEQARTAAEARQSRSTASEGSGTDGTGMTNGNN, encoded by the coding sequence GTGCGGCAGCCGCTCCTGGCCCTATCGCTGCTGGCGCTGCTGAGCGCGTGCGGCAGCGGCGGGTCGATGCAGGAGTTATTCCAGGCCGACCCCAAGCTCAAAACCGACCGCGAAAGCGAGCAGCAGCAGTCATCCGACAGCAAGGATGGCTCGGCACCAACCGAGGCCAATGCCATCCCCCAAGCCATTCCGCGCTATCCCAATGCCGAACTCGTCGAGGCCCAATCGCAAACGCGCGACGGAGACGAGCGCGGCCGCTCCCGCTGGCGAACGGCCGATACGGTCGATGAGGTGTTGGCGTTCTATAGCCAAGCCTTCCAACAAGGGGATTGGACGCCCATTGAGGGCAGCCAGCAGTCGCGCAATACCGTCGCAGCTCGCCAGCAAGACCTGCGGGTGACGGTCACGATCCCGTTTGCGCACAACGGCAGCTCTCAGGAAACGGACCGAGCAGCATCAGACCGAGCGCCAGCCGATGGCGCGGCCTCGGAGCAGGCAACCACGTTTGCCATCCGCTATCAATTTGGCACCCAGCAAGCGGCCGCCGACTCCAGCGATGCCGAAAACGGCAGCCAAACGGATGCCGATTCGGGCCAGCAGGCCTCGCTCTCGCGCCTGGAGAACGAGCAGTGGCGCCAAAAGATCCGCGATCTGGCGGCGCTGGGCGTATTTACCACTGGCTCGGGCAACCAGAACGCGGACTCGCAGCCCGATCTGAGCAACTTTCAGCCCAATAGGCCCATCGCGCGCGATACGTTCGCGCAGTGGCTGCTGCGAGCCAACAACCGGATTTACGCCGGTCAGCCCGGCAAGCAAGTGCGCCCGGTCTCGAGCGCTGATCGCCCGGCCTTTAGCGACGTGCCGTCCACGCATCCTGCGTTTGGGCCCATTCAAGGCCTGGCCGAAGCCGGCCTGATTGCCTCGCGCTTGAGCGGGGATGCTGGCGCCGCAGCGTTCAACCCGGACAATCCGCTCTCGCGGGCGACGCTGCTGGCCTGGAAAGTCCCGCTGGATGTGCGCCAGGGGTTGCCCTCGGCCTCGGTGGAAGCCATCCAGCAAGAATGGGGCTTTCAGGATGCCGACAGCATCCCCGAGCGCGTGCGGCCGGCGGTGTTGGCCGACGCCCAACTGGGCGAGCGCTCCAACATCCGGCACGTTTTGGGCTACACTCGCTTGCTGCAGCCTCAAAAGGCTGTCACGCGCGCGCAAGCGGCGATCGCGCTCTGGTCCTTTGGCGGCGGCGAGCAAGCTCGCACGGCAGCAGAAGCCCGGCAGTCGCGATCGACGGCCAGCGAAGGCAGCGGCACCGATGGGACGGGCATGACTAACGGCAACAACTGA
- a CDS encoding nuclease yields MLDLTKLAAQMPGISEHLHQEATASRQRLKRADRLLQQARERQAQLVQAQQQWRERLAFAPAEPLEPLDARATVAAPPRCHTVLAADGSQISPSQHEVLYCYLINIGRVGLHYGQNCHPLLESLPKVYYKPEDLYVSRQWGIPPDEWMGYQRAVSEIEMLAEMVESAAKAIPRLALVDGPLVYWFLESLPQAARDHLLSPLLAAWRSLQAARVPLMGYVSASRNTEALNFLRLQACPYDAPDCASHCASGSEAAGQLADGRLPCQVAEPLRDATFWSHRLAPGERGPLWRSTARVLAFYDPSQWVYFCHLNVGTEIARVEMPQWVARDSDLLERALSLLLGQVQKGAGYPVSLAEAHNQAVVRSQDRAQFFALLEQQLIRAGLQNVGASYKEARKRGSVA; encoded by the coding sequence ATGCTCGATTTGACCAAGCTGGCGGCTCAGATGCCGGGCATTAGCGAGCACCTCCATCAGGAGGCGACGGCGAGCCGCCAGCGCCTCAAGCGCGCGGATCGCTTGCTGCAGCAGGCGCGCGAGCGCCAAGCGCAACTGGTTCAAGCGCAGCAGCAGTGGCGCGAGCGCTTGGCGTTTGCCCCAGCCGAACCGCTCGAGCCGCTGGATGCGCGCGCGACCGTTGCAGCACCGCCTCGCTGCCACACCGTACTGGCCGCCGATGGCTCCCAAATCTCGCCGTCGCAGCACGAAGTGCTCTACTGCTATCTGATCAACATCGGCCGCGTTGGGTTGCACTACGGCCAGAACTGCCACCCGCTGCTCGAGAGCCTGCCCAAGGTTTACTACAAACCCGAAGATCTCTACGTGTCGCGCCAGTGGGGCATCCCGCCCGATGAATGGATGGGCTACCAGCGGGCTGTCTCTGAAATTGAGATGCTGGCGGAGATGGTCGAGAGCGCTGCCAAAGCCATCCCTCGCCTGGCCCTGGTGGACGGCCCGCTCGTTTACTGGTTTTTGGAGTCGCTGCCGCAGGCCGCGCGCGATCACTTGCTCTCGCCGCTGCTGGCTGCCTGGCGATCGCTGCAAGCGGCCCGAGTGCCGCTAATGGGCTACGTCAGCGCCTCGCGCAACACCGAAGCGCTCAACTTTTTGCGCTTGCAGGCTTGCCCCTACGACGCCCCCGATTGCGCCAGCCACTGCGCCAGCGGCAGCGAGGCAGCCGGCCAACTGGCCGATGGGCGCCTGCCCTGCCAAGTGGCCGAGCCGCTGCGCGATGCCACGTTTTGGTCGCATCGCCTGGCGCCAGGCGAGCGCGGCCCCTTGTGGCGCAGCACCGCCCGCGTTTTGGCCTTCTACGATCCGTCGCAGTGGGTGTACTTTTGCCACCTCAATGTCGGGACCGAGATCGCTCGCGTCGAGATGCCGCAGTGGGTCGCTCGGGACAGCGACCTGCTCGAGCGCGCCCTCAGCCTCCTGCTAGGGCAAGTGCAAAAAGGGGCCGGCTATCCGGTCTCGCTGGCGGAAGCCCACAACCAAGCAGTCGTGCGCAGCCAGGACCGCGCCCAGTTCTTTGCCTTGCTCGAGCAGCAGCTGATTCGCGCCGGGTTGCAGAATGTGGGCGCTTCTTATAAAGAGGCCCGCAAGCGCGGCAGCGTTGCTTAG